In Methylocystis echinoides, one genomic interval encodes:
- the ntrC gene encoding nitrogen regulation protein NR(I), with protein sequence MTRGEILVADDDAAIRTVVAQALSRAGYEVRTTGTAATLWRWVQSGEGDLVVTDVVMPDENAFELLPRIKKLRPELPIIVMSAQNTFMTAIRASERGAYDYLPKPFDLKELVGIVGRAMAEPRKSGEEERPEEMEGMPLVGRSPAMQEIYRSLARLMQTDLTVMINGESGTGKELVARALHDYGKRKKGPFVAVNMAAIPRDLIESELFGHEKGAFTGANQRSAGRFEQAEGGTLFLDEIGDMPMEAQTRLLRVLQQGEYTTVGGRTPIKTNVRIIAATNKDLRILIQQGLFREDLYFRLNVVPLRLPPLRERTEDIPDLVHHFFKVAASEGLPQKYIEQAALDRMKKYRWPGNIRELENLIRRLAALHPQEVISDALVEAELDHELRQTVTEKPTGNGAAAQRELESGQTLSTSVEQHLAKLFRDCGDGLPPPGLYHRVIREIEIPLISAALAATRGNQIKAAELLGLNRNTLRKKVNDLDIRLMRSPR encoded by the coding sequence ATGACGAGAGGCGAAATACTGGTCGCCGACGACGACGCCGCCATTCGCACCGTCGTTGCGCAAGCGCTGTCGCGGGCGGGTTACGAGGTCCGCACCACCGGCACGGCCGCAACCTTGTGGCGCTGGGTGCAATCCGGCGAGGGCGATCTCGTCGTCACGGACGTGGTGATGCCGGACGAAAACGCCTTCGAGCTTCTGCCCCGCATCAAGAAGCTCAGGCCCGAGCTGCCCATCATCGTCATGAGCGCGCAAAACACCTTCATGACCGCGATCCGCGCGTCGGAGCGGGGCGCCTACGACTATCTGCCCAAGCCCTTCGACCTGAAGGAGCTTGTCGGCATCGTCGGGCGCGCCATGGCCGAGCCGCGCAAGAGCGGCGAGGAGGAGCGCCCCGAGGAGATGGAGGGCATGCCCCTCGTCGGGCGCTCGCCGGCGATGCAGGAGATCTACCGCTCGCTCGCGCGGCTGATGCAGACCGATCTGACCGTGATGATCAACGGCGAGTCGGGCACCGGCAAGGAGCTCGTGGCCCGCGCGCTGCACGATTACGGCAAGCGCAAGAAGGGTCCCTTCGTCGCCGTCAACATGGCGGCGATCCCGCGCGATCTCATCGAAAGCGAGCTCTTCGGCCATGAGAAGGGCGCCTTCACCGGCGCCAATCAGCGCTCTGCCGGCCGCTTCGAACAGGCGGAGGGCGGCACGCTCTTCCTCGACGAGATCGGCGACATGCCGATGGAGGCGCAAACGCGCCTTCTGCGCGTGCTTCAGCAGGGCGAATATACGACGGTCGGCGGCCGCACGCCGATCAAGACCAACGTCCGCATCATCGCCGCGACCAACAAGGACCTGCGCATTCTGATCCAGCAGGGCCTGTTCCGCGAAGACCTTTACTTCCGGCTCAACGTCGTGCCGCTGCGACTGCCGCCGCTGCGCGAGCGCACCGAAGACATCCCCGACCTCGTGCATCACTTCTTCAAGGTGGCGGCGAGCGAGGGGCTGCCGCAGAAATATATCGAGCAGGCGGCGCTCGACCGGATGAAGAAATATCGCTGGCCCGGCAATATTCGGGAATTGGAGAACCTGATCCGCCGCCTCGCCGCGCTGCATCCGCAGGAAGTGATTTCCGACGCGCTGGTCGAGGCCGAGCTCGACCATGAGCTGCGCCAGACGGTGACGGAAAAGCCCACAGGCAATGGCGCCGCGGCGCAGCGCGAGCTGGAGAGCGGACAGACGCTCTCGACCTCGGTCGAGCAGCATCTCGCCAAGCTGTTCCGTGATTGCGGCGACGGCTTGCCGCCGCCGGGGCTTTATCACCGAGTCATCCGGGAGATCGAAATCCCCCTGATCTCCGCCGCCTTGGCGGCGACGCGCGGCAATCAGATCAAGGCTGCCGAGCTTCTCGGCCTGAACCGCAACACCTTGCGCAAGAAAGTCAACGACCTCGACATCCGGCTGATGCGCTCCCCGCGCTGA
- a CDS encoding TatD family hydrolase, which translates to MLIDTHCHLDFPDFAPEQADIVARARARGVGRMITISTHLSRFDRVKAVAEAYPEVYCTVGTHPHHSHEEAEPTLEQLVELSRHPKCVGLGEAGLDYHYDHAPREVAQRVFRTHIAAARETGLPLVIHTRDADADCAAILEEEMGKGAFPALLHCFTSSRALAETAIRLGLYISYSGVVTFKNSAELRETAKATPLERMLVETDAPFLAPVPHRGKRNEPAFVADTARLLAELKGVSEAEFAQATTENALRLFSKMPPLEAAA; encoded by the coding sequence ATGCTCATCGACACCCATTGCCATCTCGACTTTCCGGATTTTGCTCCTGAACAGGCGGATATCGTCGCGCGCGCAAGAGCGCGGGGGGTCGGCCGGATGATCACCATATCAACGCATCTCTCGCGCTTCGACCGGGTCAAGGCCGTCGCCGAAGCCTATCCGGAGGTCTACTGCACCGTCGGGACCCATCCGCACCACTCCCACGAGGAAGCCGAGCCGACGCTCGAACAGCTCGTCGAGCTGTCGCGCCATCCGAAATGCGTCGGGCTCGGCGAGGCCGGGCTCGACTACCATTACGATCACGCGCCCCGCGAAGTCGCGCAGCGCGTTTTCCGCACCCATATCGCCGCCGCGCGCGAGACGGGCCTGCCGCTCGTCATCCATACGCGCGACGCCGACGCGGACTGCGCGGCGATCCTCGAGGAGGAAATGGGGAAGGGGGCCTTCCCGGCCCTGCTCCATTGCTTCACCTCGAGCCGCGCGCTCGCCGAGACGGCGATCCGACTCGGGCTCTACATTTCATATTCCGGCGTCGTGACTTTCAAGAATTCGGCCGAGCTGCGCGAAACGGCGAAGGCGACGCCCTTAGAGCGAATGCTCGTCGAGACCGACGCGCCGTTCCTTGCGCCGGTCCCGCATCGGGGCAAGCGCAACGAGCCGGCTTTCGTCGCTGACACAGCCAGGCTGCTGGCCGAACTCAAAGGCGTCTCAGAGGCCGAATTTGCGCAAGCGACGACCGAAAACGCGCTGCGGCTCTTCTCGAAAATGCCGCCGCTGGAGGCCGCCGCGTGA
- a CDS encoding cytochrome b/b6 domain-containing protein, whose amino-acid sequence MSNESRYSPPAQAFHWLTVFCVFAAWTLGLVGDELPRGPIRHTGEFVHVILGESIVLLLALRVTWRFIAPVPAAEPTRFGPTAQIAAKALHLALYALLLAVPVVGVVTLFHGGEALTLFGLSDIPSPWPKNRELKHNSKEIHEFLAHLLIVLVMAHAAAALAHHYLLNDGTLRRMLPARD is encoded by the coding sequence ATGAGCAATGAGTCACGATACAGCCCGCCTGCACAGGCCTTCCACTGGCTCACGGTCTTCTGCGTCTTCGCGGCCTGGACGCTTGGCCTGGTGGGCGACGAGTTGCCGCGCGGACCCATCCGTCACACGGGCGAATTCGTGCATGTCATTCTCGGCGAGTCGATTGTTCTCCTGCTGGCGCTGCGGGTGACTTGGCGATTCATTGCTCCCGTCCCGGCCGCCGAGCCGACGCGCTTCGGCCCCACGGCGCAGATCGCCGCCAAGGCCCTCCACCTCGCTCTTTACGCTTTGCTCCTCGCAGTGCCCGTCGTTGGCGTCGTCACGCTGTTCCATGGCGGCGAGGCGCTGACCTTGTTCGGCCTCTCCGACATCCCCTCGCCCTGGCCCAAGAACCGCGAGCTCAAGCACAATTCAAAAGAAATTCACGAGTTTCTGGCGCATCTTCTGATCGTGCTCGTGATGGCGCACGCCGCAGCGGCGCTCGCGCATCACTATCTGCTGAACGACGGCACGCTGCGGCGCATGCTCCCGGCGCGGGACTAA
- a CDS encoding cold shock domain-containing protein, with amino-acid sequence MSKGRDFRGPRKRGFDDDGPYGYDAPRPSRSPRSQFGGGGFPDMAPPVMSNEPAVDAIVKWFKADKGFGFVELANGTGDAFLHIGAVQAAGYDSLPPGAKLQVQVTSSVKGQQVSRILDVDLAGAAERAPPPPRGGGFDSPRPRRQAPDPSTAVPVSGKVKWFDETKGFGFVQSNDGGKDVFVHISILGPSGVNRLLEGQPVTMQVVDTAKGREALSITLD; translated from the coding sequence ATGAGCAAAGGTAGAGACTTCCGGGGACCCCGCAAGCGCGGGTTCGATGACGATGGGCCGTATGGCTATGACGCCCCGCGCCCCAGCCGTTCGCCGCGGTCGCAGTTTGGCGGCGGCGGATTCCCGGATATGGCGCCCCCGGTGATGAGCAACGAGCCAGCGGTGGACGCCATTGTGAAGTGGTTCAAGGCGGACAAAGGCTTCGGCTTTGTCGAGCTCGCCAATGGCACCGGCGACGCCTTTCTCCACATCGGCGCCGTCCAGGCTGCGGGCTATGATTCGCTGCCCCCGGGCGCGAAGCTGCAGGTGCAGGTGACGAGCTCCGTCAAGGGCCAGCAGGTCTCCCGCATTCTCGACGTCGATCTCGCCGGCGCCGCCGAGCGCGCGCCCCCGCCCCCGCGCGGCGGCGGATTTGACAGCCCCCGCCCCCGCCGCCAGGCGCCCGATCCGTCGACCGCCGTGCCGGTCTCCGGCAAGGTCAAGTGGTTCGACGAGACCAAGGGCTTCGGCTTCGTTCAGTCGAACGACGGCGGTAAGGACGTCTTCGTCCATATCTCGATCCTCGGCCCCTCGGGCGTGAACCGCCTGCTGGAGGGCCAGCCGGTGACCATGCAGGTCGTCGACACCGCCAAGGGCCGCGAGGCGCTGTCCATTACGCTGGACTGA
- the hfq gene encoding RNA chaperone Hfq: MSSERSQNLQDTFLNFVRKNKVPLTIFLVNGVKLQGIVTWFDNFCLLLRRDGHSQLVYKHAISTIMPGHPIQMFEPGDDEAPAEKQR; this comes from the coding sequence ATGTCGTCGGAGCGTTCGCAAAATCTTCAGGATACATTTCTGAATTTCGTTCGGAAAAACAAAGTTCCGCTCACCATCTTCCTCGTCAATGGGGTGAAATTGCAGGGCATTGTCACCTGGTTCGACAATTTCTGCCTGTTGCTGCGGCGCGATGGTCACTCGCAACTCGTCTATAAGCACGCCATATCGACCATCATGCCGGGTCATCCGATCCAGATGTTCGAGCCGGGCGACGACGAGGCGCCCGCGGAGAAGCAGCGGTAG
- a CDS encoding multidrug efflux SMR transporter, which yields MHWLYLGVAIVSEVIASSALPASGGFRQPLPTLVVVAGYVAAFYFLSLTLEAIPLGVAYAVWSGVGLALISLAGWVFYRQSLGAAELLGILLIGAGVVVLKFGGKAGA from the coding sequence ATGCACTGGCTCTATCTCGGGGTCGCCATCGTCTCGGAAGTCATTGCGTCGTCGGCGCTCCCAGCGTCGGGTGGCTTTCGACAACCGTTGCCGACGCTCGTCGTCGTCGCGGGTTACGTGGCGGCCTTTTATTTTCTGTCGCTCACGCTGGAGGCCATACCGCTCGGCGTCGCCTATGCGGTCTGGTCGGGCGTCGGGCTTGCTCTGATCTCGCTCGCGGGCTGGGTGTTCTATCGGCAAAGCCTCGGGGCGGCCGAATTACTCGGCATCCTGCTCATCGGCGCGGGGGTCGTGGTCCTGAAATTCGGCGGCAAGGCCGGCGCATGA
- a CDS encoding PAS domain-containing sensor histidine kinase produces the protein MEQAGEQALTDNGKVAGPRAWFGPVVVVGAVGCALATFLVTAKVGVVSPTDDRLIALLVANGVFLTVLLVMVIAKATRLYRVWRRGEAAARLHVRIVGVFSVIALIPAILLAIAGSITLERALNPAFMSSVKVFVHNTAQAAQAFQSSQCQALLQEAQLTASDLDRARVLFITDRNYFRQIFASRANFLGFSVAALVKSNGEIIDRVDVSKNASAIIIAPPQSEFDNARKGEPLCLMIDDGKSFVALRALSAFENTFLYVTRPIDPFAVEFPKQADMLISRYDEFDSYRAEVQRAFVQMYALLTTVMLLSSIWFGLDFADRLVSPIRTLIAATDQVSSGNLGVRVKVARTHGELARLGDVFNNMTTELNLQQRRLLEANRLNDERREFTEAVLAGVPAAVMGVDADGVVTILNRTAEELSLNDAKGQATVGASIAEVMPEIAPLLTDAMELFPRAVQSQITIKRGAAERTFNIRVTSARRAGEGHPSFVVTLDDITDLVTAQRTSAWADVARRIAHEIKNPLTPIQLSAERLKRKYGKLIQQDREIFDQCTDTIVRQVDDIKRMVDEFSSFARMPKARPERDDLNECVRQVAFLMRVGNADIDIVETHADTPLYAQFDRRLLSQALTNIIKNATEGIAAREEPDAADKGRVEIKVSRRDGMAEIDVIDNGKGFPAMNRQRLLEPYMTTRADGTGLGLPIVAKIIEDHGGRLELLDAPSGRGACVRLILPLADSVENQPETEISTETSGA, from the coding sequence ATGGAGCAGGCCGGCGAACAGGCGCTTACCGATAACGGCAAGGTTGCGGGTCCTCGCGCCTGGTTCGGGCCCGTCGTGGTTGTCGGCGCGGTCGGCTGCGCGCTCGCCACATTTCTGGTGACGGCCAAAGTGGGCGTGGTGTCGCCCACCGACGACCGGCTGATCGCCCTGCTTGTCGCCAATGGCGTTTTCCTCACCGTCCTGCTGGTGATGGTGATCGCCAAGGCGACGCGGCTCTACCGGGTCTGGCGACGGGGCGAAGCGGCGGCGCGGCTGCATGTGCGCATCGTCGGCGTTTTTTCGGTCATCGCCCTCATCCCGGCGATCCTCCTCGCCATCGCCGGCTCGATAACCCTGGAGCGCGCGCTCAATCCCGCCTTCATGTCGAGCGTAAAGGTCTTCGTCCACAATACGGCGCAGGCGGCGCAGGCCTTCCAGTCGAGCCAGTGTCAGGCGCTGCTGCAGGAGGCGCAGTTGACCGCCTCCGATCTCGACCGGGCGCGGGTGCTGTTCATCACCGACCGCAATTACTTCCGCCAGATTTTCGCGTCGCGCGCCAATTTCCTGGGCTTCTCGGTCGCCGCGCTGGTCAAGTCCAACGGCGAGATCATCGACCGCGTCGACGTCTCCAAGAACGCCTCGGCGATCATCATCGCCCCGCCTCAGTCGGAATTCGACAATGCGCGCAAGGGCGAGCCGCTCTGTCTGATGATCGACGACGGGAAGAGCTTCGTCGCGCTGCGAGCGCTGAGCGCCTTCGAGAACACCTTTCTTTACGTGACTCGGCCGATCGACCCCTTTGCGGTCGAATTCCCCAAGCAGGCCGACATGCTCATCAGCCGCTACGACGAATTCGACAGCTACCGCGCCGAGGTGCAGCGCGCCTTTGTGCAGATGTATGCGCTGCTGACGACCGTCATGCTGCTGTCGTCGATCTGGTTCGGGCTCGATTTCGCCGACCGACTCGTGTCGCCGATCCGCACGCTCATCGCCGCGACCGATCAGGTCTCGTCGGGCAATCTCGGCGTTCGGGTCAAGGTCGCCCGCACCCACGGCGAACTGGCCAGGCTCGGCGACGTCTTCAATAATATGACGACAGAGCTCAACCTTCAGCAGCGCCGGCTGCTCGAGGCCAACCGGCTCAACGACGAGCGCCGCGAATTCACCGAGGCGGTTCTCGCCGGCGTGCCGGCGGCGGTGATGGGCGTCGACGCCGACGGCGTCGTCACCATCTTGAACCGCACGGCCGAGGAGCTGTCGCTCAACGACGCCAAGGGGCAGGCGACGGTCGGCGCGAGCATCGCCGAGGTCATGCCCGAGATCGCGCCGCTCCTGACCGACGCCATGGAGCTGTTTCCGCGCGCGGTTCAGAGCCAGATCACCATCAAGCGCGGCGCGGCGGAGCGAACCTTCAATATCCGCGTCACCTCCGCCCGGCGGGCCGGGGAGGGCCATCCGAGCTTCGTCGTGACGCTGGACGACATAACCGATCTCGTCACGGCGCAGCGCACCTCGGCCTGGGCCGACGTCGCGCGCCGGATCGCCCATGAAATCAAGAATCCACTGACGCCGATCCAGCTCTCCGCCGAACGCCTCAAGCGCAAATATGGCAAGCTCATCCAGCAGGATCGGGAGATATTCGACCAGTGCACCGACACGATCGTGCGCCAGGTCGACGACATCAAGCGCATGGTCGACGAGTTCTCCTCTTTCGCGCGCATGCCCAAGGCGCGGCCGGAGCGGGACGACCTCAATGAATGCGTGCGTCAGGTGGCCTTTCTGATGCGCGTCGGCAACGCCGACATCGACATCGTCGAGACCCACGCGGACACGCCGCTCTACGCGCAGTTCGACCGGCGGCTGCTGTCCCAGGCGCTCACCAACATCATCAAGAACGCGACGGAAGGCATCGCCGCCCGCGAAGAGCCGGACGCGGCCGACAAGGGACGGGTGGAGATCAAGGTTTCGCGCCGCGACGGCATGGCCGAGATCGACGTCATCGACAATGGAAAGGGCTTCCCGGCGATGAACCGTCAGCGGCTGCTCGAGCCGTATATGACGACGCGCGCCGACGGCACGGGCCTCGGCCTGCCTATTGTCGCCAAGATCATAGAGGATCACGGCGGACGGCTGGAGCTCCTCGATGCGCCGTCGGGTCGCGGGGCATGCGTGCGGCTCATCCTGCCGCTGGCCGACAGCGTCGAAAACCAGCCTGAGACCGAAATATCTACTGAAACGAGCGGGGCCTGA
- a CDS encoding MBL fold metallo-hydrolase — protein MTLAVTILGCSSSGGVPRVGQGWGKCNPENPKNRRRRCSILVTRGHAQDGTQVLVDTGPDLREQLVAADVSRLDAVLYTHPHADHTHGIDDLRGLVIRNGRRIPAYMDEPTSRDVTHKFGYIFVTPANSFYPPLMTEHRLHPGRPVTIEGPGGAIEATPFRLDHGDMDALGFRFDNIAYTPDLHAIPPESARFLEGLDLWIIDALRWQRHGTHLSVEQALALIDQYRPRRAILTDLHVDLDYDALAATLPANVEPAYDGLRVEA, from the coding sequence GTGACGCTGGCGGTCACGATTCTCGGCTGCAGTTCATCCGGCGGCGTGCCGCGCGTCGGGCAGGGCTGGGGCAAGTGCAATCCGGAAAACCCAAAAAACCGCCGTCGCCGCTGTTCGATCCTGGTCACGCGCGGTCATGCGCAGGACGGCACGCAGGTGCTGGTCGATACCGGACCCGACCTGCGCGAGCAGCTCGTCGCCGCCGACGTGAGCCGCCTCGACGCGGTCCTCTACACCCATCCGCACGCCGACCATACGCACGGCATCGACGACCTGCGCGGGCTCGTCATCCGCAACGGCCGACGCATTCCGGCCTATATGGACGAGCCGACGTCGCGCGACGTCACCCATAAGTTCGGCTACATCTTCGTCACCCCCGCCAACAGCTTTTACCCGCCGCTGATGACGGAGCATCGCCTGCATCCCGGCCGGCCGGTGACGATCGAGGGCCCTGGCGGGGCGATCGAGGCCACGCCGTTCCGTCTCGACCATGGCGACATGGACGCCCTGGGTTTCCGGTTCGACAACATCGCCTATACGCCGGACCTTCACGCCATCCCGCCGGAAAGCGCGCGCTTTCTGGAAGGGCTCGACCTGTGGATCATCGACGCCTTGCGCTGGCAGCGGCATGGCACCCATCTTTCGGTCGAACAGGCGCTGGCGCTCATCGACCAGTATCGGCCGCGACGCGCCATCCTGACCGACCTGCACGTCGATCTCGATTACGACGCGCTTGCCGCGACGCTGCCGGCCAATGTCGAGCCGGCCTATGACGGGCTGCGGGTCGAGGCGTGA
- the mazG gene encoding nucleoside triphosphate pyrophosphohydrolase, whose amino-acid sequence MSGDISRLIEIMAALRTPGTGCPWDLEQDFRSIAPYTVEEAYEVADAIERGDLDELKDELGDLLLQVVFHARMAQEQGAFAFPDVVAAICEKLIRRHPHVFAQTDALTAEGVTAQWDEIKAAEKAAKAASAPESLLDGVPLALPALTRAVKLQRKASKVGFDWNNAAHVLGKIREETEEVAAELSDPAIDPQALEEEIGDLLFVVANLARHADVDPEQALRGANAKFERRFHHIERRLAEQGVTPEAASLDDMEALWTEAKRLEKKGA is encoded by the coding sequence ATGTCCGGCGACATTTCGCGCCTCATCGAGATCATGGCCGCCTTGCGCACCCCAGGAACCGGCTGCCCCTGGGATCTCGAGCAGGATTTCCGCTCCATCGCGCCCTATACGGTCGAAGAAGCTTATGAGGTGGCCGACGCAATCGAGCGCGGCGATCTCGACGAACTCAAGGACGAGCTCGGCGACCTGCTGTTGCAGGTCGTTTTTCATGCGCGCATGGCTCAGGAGCAGGGCGCCTTCGCCTTTCCCGATGTCGTGGCCGCCATTTGTGAAAAGCTCATCCGCCGCCATCCGCATGTTTTTGCGCAAACCGACGCGTTGACCGCCGAGGGCGTTACGGCGCAATGGGATGAGATCAAGGCGGCCGAGAAAGCCGCCAAGGCCGCCTCGGCGCCCGAGAGCCTGCTCGACGGCGTTCCGCTCGCCCTGCCCGCTCTCACCCGCGCGGTGAAACTCCAGCGCAAGGCGTCCAAGGTCGGCTTCGACTGGAACAACGCAGCGCATGTCCTCGGCAAAATCCGCGAGGAGACGGAAGAAGTCGCGGCCGAACTTTCCGATCCCGCCATCGATCCACAGGCGCTCGAAGAGGAAATCGGAGATCTGCTTTTCGTCGTCGCCAATCTCGCGCGACACGCCGACGTCGATCCGGAACAGGCCCTTCGCGGCGCCAACGCCAAATTCGAGCGGCGCTTCCACCATATCGAACGGCGTCTCGCGGAACAGGGCGTGACGCCCGAGGCCGCTTCGCTCGATGACATGGAGGCGCTGTGGACCGAGGCCAAGCGACTGGAAAAGAAGGGCGCCTGA
- a CDS encoding sigma-54 dependent transcriptional regulator → MASDILIVDDEADIRELVAGILGDEGHGTRTAKDADEALAAVAARRPHLIFLDIWLQGSRLDGLQVLEQIQKQHKGLPVVMISGHGNIETAVSAIKIGAYDFIEKPFKADRLVLVAERALEAYQLRRELSALRQRAGAFDRIVGSSPAANQLQQLIARVAPVNSRVLITGAPGTGKELAARCIHDASQRAGGPFVVINSATITPENMEIELFGREGADGERKIGALEEAHGGTLFLDEIADMPKDTQAKILRVLVDQTFQRVGGSTKVQVDVRVISSSARDLASAIEEGTLREDLFHRLAVVPIRVPSLAERREDIPALIDYFMENMSLASGMPRRKIAEDALAVLQLHDWPGNIRQLKNNVERLMILTAGEPGAAITAEMLPADVGELVPATPAGVRGEKLMSLPLREAREVFEREYLVAQLNRFSGNISRTAEFIGMERSALHRKLKSLAID, encoded by the coding sequence ATGGCGAGCGACATTCTTATCGTCGACGACGAAGCAGACATTCGTGAATTGGTCGCAGGCATTTTAGGCGACGAAGGTCATGGGACGCGGACCGCCAAGGACGCCGACGAGGCGCTGGCGGCGGTCGCTGCGCGGCGGCCGCATCTGATTTTCCTCGATATCTGGCTGCAAGGCTCGCGGCTCGACGGGTTGCAGGTGCTGGAGCAGATTCAAAAGCAGCACAAGGGCCTTCCCGTGGTCATGATTTCCGGCCACGGCAACATCGAGACCGCGGTCAGCGCCATCAAGATCGGCGCTTACGACTTCATCGAGAAGCCGTTCAAGGCGGACCGTCTCGTGCTCGTCGCCGAGCGCGCGCTCGAGGCCTATCAGCTGCGCCGCGAACTCTCGGCGTTGCGCCAGCGGGCCGGGGCCTTCGACCGCATCGTCGGCTCGTCGCCGGCGGCGAATCAGCTTCAGCAGCTCATCGCCCGCGTCGCGCCGGTGAACTCCCGCGTGCTCATCACCGGCGCTCCCGGCACGGGCAAGGAGCTGGCGGCGCGGTGCATCCACGACGCCTCGCAGCGCGCCGGCGGGCCCTTCGTGGTCATCAATTCCGCGACGATTACGCCGGAAAACATGGAGATCGAGCTCTTTGGGCGCGAAGGGGCGGACGGCGAGCGCAAGATCGGCGCGCTGGAAGAGGCGCACGGCGGCACGCTGTTCCTCGACGAGATCGCCGACATGCCCAAAGACACGCAGGCCAAGATCCTGCGCGTGCTGGTCGACCAGACCTTCCAGCGCGTCGGCGGCTCCACCAAGGTTCAGGTGGACGTGCGCGTGATTTCGTCCTCCGCGCGGGACCTCGCGTCGGCCATAGAGGAGGGGACGCTCCGCGAGGACCTGTTCCATCGACTTGCGGTTGTGCCGATCCGGGTGCCGTCCCTCGCCGAGCGGCGGGAGGACATTCCCGCCCTCATCGACTACTTCATGGAGAACATGTCGCTCGCCTCCGGCATGCCGCGGCGCAAAATCGCCGAGGACGCGCTTGCGGTCCTTCAGTTGCATGACTGGCCAGGAAACATCCGGCAGTTGAAGAACAACGTCGAGCGTCTGATGATTCTCACCGCCGGAGAGCCGGGCGCCGCGATCACGGCCGAGATGCTGCCGGCCGACGTCGGCGAACTTGTCCCGGCCACGCCGGCGGGCGTAAGGGGCGAAAAGCTGATGAGCCTGCCGCTGCGAGAAGCCCGCGAAGTCTTCGAGCGCGAATATCTCGTCGCTCAGCTCAACCGCTTCTCCGGCAATATTTCACGAACTGCCGAATTTATCGGCATGGAGCGCTCGGCCCTCCACAGGAAGCTGAAGTCGCTCGCGATAGACTAA
- the hflX gene encoding GTPase HflX, with protein MNEEQTGNERASGHGQTRAIVVGPYPTRGPAALSRDAQARLSEAVGLAQAIDLDIVGEIPIALSEVRPATYLGKGKVEEIAEAVKEKEAGLVSMDCQLSPVQQRNLEKAWDAKVIDRTGLILEIFGQRARTKEGSLQVELAHLAYQKSRLVRSWTHLERQRGGFGFLGGPGETQIETDRRLIEERMRRIEHDLDKVKRTRGLHRKTRRDVPYPVVALVGYTNAGKSTLFNRLTKAEVLAQDMLFATLDPTLRQIRLPHGARVLLSDTVGFISDLPTMLVTAFRATLEEVTLADVILHVRDVSHEDSEAQARDVEAILEELGLKGEAEGRIIEVWNKIDALDQERCEALKLAARGYEPGRRPAMVSALTGEGLDMLLARIENLLAESRMTLALELAPEDGQGLAWLHAHAEVLSRETREDGGSRLVVRVAPERAEEVRRRYGAAAPAERGG; from the coding sequence TTGAACGAGGAACAAACAGGAAATGAACGCGCGTCGGGCCACGGCCAGACGCGCGCGATCGTGGTTGGCCCCTATCCGACGCGGGGGCCGGCGGCGCTCTCGCGGGACGCGCAGGCGCGTCTGTCGGAAGCCGTGGGGCTGGCCCAGGCCATCGACCTCGACATTGTCGGCGAGATTCCAATTGCGCTGAGCGAGGTGCGTCCGGCCACTTATCTCGGCAAAGGCAAGGTCGAAGAGATCGCCGAAGCCGTCAAGGAAAAGGAGGCGGGGCTCGTCAGCATGGACTGCCAGCTTTCGCCCGTGCAGCAGCGTAATCTCGAAAAGGCCTGGGACGCAAAAGTCATCGACCGCACCGGGCTCATCCTCGAGATCTTCGGGCAACGCGCCCGCACCAAGGAGGGTTCGCTCCAGGTCGAACTCGCCCATCTCGCCTATCAAAAGTCCCGGCTCGTGCGCTCCTGGACCCATCTCGAACGCCAGCGCGGCGGCTTCGGCTTCCTCGGCGGTCCCGGCGAGACCCAGATCGAGACCGACCGCCGCCTGATCGAGGAGCGGATGCGACGCATCGAGCACGACCTCGACAAGGTGAAGCGCACCCGCGGCCTGCACCGCAAGACGCGGCGCGACGTGCCTTATCCGGTCGTCGCCCTCGTCGGCTACACCAACGCGGGCAAGTCAACGCTGTTCAATCGCCTCACAAAGGCGGAGGTGCTGGCGCAGGACATGCTCTTCGCCACGCTCGACCCGACGTTGCGGCAAATCCGCCTGCCGCATGGGGCCCGGGTGCTGCTCTCCGACACTGTGGGCTTCATCTCCGACCTGCCGACCATGCTCGTCACCGCCTTCCGCGCGACGCTGGAGGAGGTGACGCTCGCGGACGTCATTTTGCATGTGCGGGACGTGTCCCATGAGGATTCCGAGGCCCAGGCCCGCGACGTCGAGGCCATTCTCGAAGAATTGGGGCTGAAAGGCGAGGCGGAGGGGCGGATTATCGAAGTATGGAACAAGATCGACGCGCTCGATCAGGAACGTTGCGAGGCGCTGAAGCTTGCCGCGCGCGGCTATGAACCGGGACGGCGCCCCGCAATGGTGTCGGCGCTCACGGGCGAAGGCCTCGATATGCTGCTGGCGCGCATCGAGAACCTGCTCGCGGAAAGCCGCATGACGCTTGCGCTGGAGCTTGCGCCGGAAGACGGGCAGGGGCTCGCCTGGCTGCACGCCCACGCCGAAGTTCTGTCGCGCGAAACGCGTGAAGACGGCGGCTCTCGGCTCGTGGTGCGCGTCGCGCCCGAGCGGGCGGAGGAGGTCAGGCGTCGCTATGGCGCGGCGGCGCCAGCGGAAAGAGGCGGGTAG